A window of Anaerolineales bacterium contains these coding sequences:
- a CDS encoding ABC transporter ATP-binding protein, which produces MLHGENLTLQYKDGEGVVEALHEISFRAGDHQFIGILGPSGCGKSSLLYMLSGLRKPTRGEVYLDDRPYSKMSETERTALRRTEFGFVFQQHFLINYLTALENVMVSAPVQDAAHAEQAKALLVDLGLGNKLHRFPYELSGGERQRVAIARAMIHRPRIIFADEPTGLLDRRTGLQVMALLRFYREQGSLIAVTHNPEILAEADLILRLRDGQIAGVEDRVARAAQAGANDSAGLS; this is translated from the coding sequence ATGCTTCACGGAGAAAATCTGACACTGCAATACAAAGACGGCGAAGGTGTGGTGGAGGCTCTGCACGAAATTTCCTTCCGCGCCGGCGACCACCAGTTCATTGGAATCCTCGGGCCCTCGGGCTGCGGCAAGAGCTCGCTGCTCTACATGCTCAGCGGGCTGCGGAAACCCACGCGCGGCGAGGTCTACCTCGACGACCGGCCGTACAGCAAGATGAGCGAGACCGAACGGACGGCGCTTCGCCGAACCGAGTTCGGCTTCGTCTTCCAGCAGCACTTCCTGATCAACTACCTCACCGCGCTGGAAAACGTGATGGTCTCGGCGCCGGTGCAGGATGCGGCCCACGCCGAGCAGGCCAAGGCGCTCCTGGTGGACCTCGGGCTGGGGAACAAACTGCACCGCTTCCCCTACGAACTCTCGGGCGGCGAGCGCCAGCGGGTGGCGATCGCCCGGGCGATGATCCACCGCCCGCGGATCATCTTCGCCGACGAGCCGACCGGGCTCCTGGACCGGCGCACGGGGCTGCAGGTGATGGCGCTGCTGCGATTCTACCGCGAGCAGGGCAGCCTGATCGCGGTCACCCACAACCCGGAGATCCTGGCCGAGGCGGACCTGATCCTGCGGTTGCGCGACGGGCAGATCGCCGGGGTGGAAGACAGGGTCGCGCGCGCCGCGCAGGCCGGGGCGAATGATTCCGCCGGGCTTTCCTGA